Sequence from the Metopolophium dirhodum isolate CAU chromosome 2, ASM1992520v1, whole genome shotgun sequence genome:
TTATAGgctttatattatgttagtctGCTcgcgacgatattattatttatctaccaTTTATCTATGAATTGACATTGTTTTTTTCTCGTGCGATTTGTTCAAACTCGTGGTTTCGATACATTATGTTCTAAACATCTATGAGGATTTCGCAAAAGACTTAAgctagtacaatattatattattattatatattatgatgccaGTCACCTcattctgtaataatattataatacaatttattatatgcgTTCGTTAAATTACACACCCCATAAACTTCCGAATGTTGGCAATATCCACTACTATGcagtgtatataaattattattgtacccaTACCTACAACTGGGTTTCTATACTCCACagtttacacaatattatccatatgcgtatataataatataaataacgaaaTTTGTATGCACTTCtgacacaaaatataaaattatattattaacgcgtgtttacgtaaaatatttaaatatattataaatcaaagaATTAGGTGTGCATATTGTACCAGTAGtaggtatctacataatataatattatttagtatccTATATTTAGTATACGTAtgctacgtaatattattaaatagagaacggtagactataatattgtaatattaattgttttgtatatatatcCTGAATAGTGACTTGTAAAGGAATAAAGTTAAATAGTACGTATCgtattattcgtatattatattattataatgccagTCACTGCATACtgtaataagaatataataaaatatgagttCATTCTGTAAAATTACACACCCCTTAAACTCCCGAACGCTGCCATTATCCGCtactatgtttataatattataaaatattattgtatccatACTGTGTTTTTATTCTTGAATACTTCGtacaatattacctacctatacctatgtattaaaattttaaaatgcgaAATAACGAAATTCGGTACAAACACTACTGCAGCACAAGACACagcatataaaattacattaacgCGTGTttacgtaaaatatttaaacacggtatattatataaatcaaagaATTCTGTGTGTATCGTAACGGGtagtacattgtataatataatataatatagactatggTATACGACCACTCCGAGTTAGTATTAAATAGAAAACGGTAgactaaattaattgttttgtatatcTGTATCTTGAATGTATATAGTGACTtgtgaacgaaaaaaaaaccgttaacgATGTAcacaaaatagtattattactcgtataatatgatatcatagcTCCAGCGTGtgtgtatacgaaataatattttggattattcCTGTTATTAATTATGGCTACAATATATAAGGTTATATcatctgaaataataatatattatgtcatattatgcgtacctatatacactgcAGCAGGTGAAATTATCCATTTATATGCAGTCAAATCGTTCATTAAATTCTAGGCATATACGCACCATGCACCTAAATAACGTCTGAAACGACCTAAGAAGTTTTATATGGAATTGGAATATTATTTCGGATCGTGACTGGCTTGATGATGAGAAATGACTagcttctataatattatatttgaaagatTTTAAAATCAGAGAGTTTcgtgatattgtatattatacaccatagGTCATAGGTGCAACAAGGTGGAGGGAGGGGCAATacatattcagaaaaaaataaaatatgtatttacaattaaaaatagctATTGTGGAGcagttgtaggtacatataaagagagcaaaaatgaaatatatttattatgtgttgAATGTAATATTGTctaacaatcatattattattatgttaacgaaaatattataatataatataggatgtAGATGGACAGTGGTAAGTACATCTTAACAATTcataaaatgtcataatatacttatagcaTTACGTgtacgtatttaatattatattttatgacctATATATGCGTGTATCACTATCATGTCACATAGCTACATAAGTAACCTGATAGAGCCCACATCGGTCGTATTAGTTTGTTACACTTTCataatttgtttgttataacttataaaatatgaatataggACTAAAGGtatatatgacgtataatatggtatatgcTTATACAATATATGCGTGATGTTAATCGGAGCaggaaattttgtttttaaatcctTGTTAgacttatgatataatatcagacTGAACTCAGTCACCTCAACccctaaaatttgaaaaattatttgcacactattatgactataatattttaaagagttCTCAAAAACGAATCAACTCTTAGTCCTTATACACTAAACGGTTTTGTAAAGATATACTGAAAACGATCTAAACAAATCCGGATTGTCTAAAactctatcatattatattgtatgaaacGAAAATTCTACGCTTTACGGTGAGTTTACACAACGCGTCGTATGCAAGTTTTTATGTCttacgtaggtacatttttgttttaacgataCAAGTACAATGACTTGCCtgtaacctataatattattgtttggatCAAAAGTGGCGGCGACGTGCCAAATACGGCTGTGGCCAAGTTCAGGGTTATTGCCAATCAAGTCCTAGAGCGGTATTATAAGCAAGCCGcagaatgaaataataataataataaacaaacaacaataaattaataccgTCTCCTTGGTATCATAACACGAATCCGGGATGTCGTTACGAGATGGGCGTTTACCGCCGCGGTTGCATAACCGTTGCAACCGCGGCGGTCGCACGTGGTAATCAAATTTtcgaataggtacctatataatatagtaataatatcgtatacataATGACGTATAATGTGTATCGGGTTGGGTTTTTTCTTCGTGCCTACATACCTGTGCACGCGTTATTAATCCACACGCGCAAACGCGTAAGTACGCACGTATACACgtaggtaacatattatattatatgtatataggtactctcatgacgatattaatataattattattgtaataataatatacctattcgcGTTCTTGAACAGTGTTTGGGCGGCGGCGACCGAAGGTGGACGACCTGTTGCACCGCATTCACGTCTTTGTACAGACGAGGCAAAACACGCGGATCCTGTGCACggggaataattataattatattgtgtgtgaCGGACACAGTTCCCATACGCACACACAATGGCCGAGagagatattaaattatattattatttataattgttattgtgaCGCGTATTCGCGAAgtcggtaggtatattaattagtagCACTCGACACGCCGCTGCCACCGGACTTGCGCGCGACATATACCTACAGCGGACGGTCgcggtatttataatattattatattatatacttactgttatcaatgattataaataggtactactaTTTATAACCAATGTTAATATAACAGGTATACTcacgttgaaaaaaaaatataggtcaTTAAAAAATACGAAACGAATTGAACGAGCCGACGTCGattgtatacgataatatattgtataagtatagcTAAATTATGTTTGCAATAccttgtattatgttatatatatatcgtataggtacctatagcacCCAATGACCCCACTTTTTGAACACGTTAgagcataattttatatatttgaagtaagatatattatattttaaaaaccgttacgtctggatttttttttaaatagttttatctaaTTGGGAGCAATCATgacagtaataattaataactgctCGGAATAACGATAATATGTTGGTACAAtaaagttttgttttgtttttctggttagatatatattatacctaggttaCTGTATACATACGATACACCCAACCTACAGATTTCAGATTAGATTTGCAGAAGCCAGAAGGAAGACTAATTTCAAATACTAACAACATATATTTCCTTTACTGCTCAAAATAATGTACTGATAAACTtcacagtaaaaaaatacataatatgattatataaatgcAAGAAAAACCCGAAGATTAAAATGGtatctaattatattgtttattataactaCATGTATAATGAgtgcatacaaataaaaaaatcatcaagTAGAATGTAGATATAACCACTCTTCTGTACCGTAAGTGTCGAGTAAACCTCGTCATTGAGAAGATCACTGTATTTTGGAtctgttgaatttgaatttaatgataaatcattgtatacgatgaAAAACGAATCTGAGCTAAGACGATCTAACTTTTTGAttactaaaaacaaatattttaacaataataaaaacgattttaacaTAGGAATGttcgtatttaattttttatttttcccaattattaaaaaaatattatgaattttcaatttttacctccTAAATATACaaatctatactatatataaaattgtaagggTTTTTCTTCGACCGCGCTAACCGagaaaactactggaccgatttggctgaaattttttttggctGAAACCCGAAACTCTGCTGAAGGTTATAGTACCACTTTTGTCAgtaaaaaagttcataaaagttcataaaaaattaaaaacaattgtacctatattgtgcgttacgtattttgaccgttttatttttgtatttagcataataatatgtaactatgacaatatttaaaacataataattattaatcatatttttttaccgcaactaggatttttacatattttgatatttaacctgttttgatcccgaccgcaactcggattttttttttactacctgtTATAATCTCTGTTGTACCGTATTGTCCAGtgctatactatatactatctaGGTGCTTTAATGCGCATATTAACGTAGAATACTGTCATTCGGTTAAAGCgataaaatacatatgtaaatatattaataaaggaTCAGATAGAGCTACTTTTTCTGTTAATCGTAAAAACGATGcgattacaaattatttgaatgGTCGATATATATGTACTTCTGAAGCGTTTtggagaattttcaattttgaaatccaTGATAGAGATCCGATAGTTCAGCACTTGGCTGTTCATCTAGAAAATGGACAGCGTGTTTTCTTTAATGCTAATAATCTTCATCAAGTTATTGAAAATCCAAGAAAAACGACACTAACTGCATTTTTTGAACTGTGTTCACATGATAATTTTGCGAAAACACTGTTCTATCATGAAGTTCCTTCTTATTACACCTGGGATAATAGCAGAGGCTGGTTAAAGAGAAGACGGGGAAAAGATGTTCCCGGTTGGCCAGGAATAAAAATGGACACTGCCATTGGTAGAATTTACACGATTCACCCAAATCAAAGTGAGTGCTTCCATTTAAGATTGTTACTAAATTATGTACAAGGTCCTACTTCATTTGAAAGCTTGAAGGCCTTTGATGGAGTCATTCACGTGACTTTTAAAGCTACCTGTTTTGCTCTTGGGCTTTTAGAAAATGACGAGCAATGGAAAAATACTCTAGCGGAGGCAACTCTTTCAGAAAGTCCTTCAAAATTAAGAGAATTATTCGCAATAATCATAGTTTTCTGCCAACCGTCTGAACCTCAATATTTGTGGGAACAGTTCAGAAATGATTTTTGTGAAGATATTCTTCATACAGAGCGCACTCGATTAAATGACTTGCAATTTACTTTTtctgatgaaatatttaatagaggTTTGATTGAAATAGAAGATAAAGTTGTTTGTCtgtctgaaaaatatttaactgaatttGGAATGAACTCACCTGTTCGAAATGAAAATGCATCTGATCCTTTTGAATTCTCAATTTTGCGTTCTTACGATAATAACCGATTACAAGAATTTGTAGAAATCAATTTACCAAAATTAGTAAATGATcaaaaatatgcttttaatgttattacagaAAGCGTAATGAATCATCAaggaagagttttttttttagatgctccgggtggtacaggaaaaacattcctaattaatttgttgttggCTCAAATTAGATCCTCAGGTAAAGTTGCATTAGCAGTAGCTTCATCTGGTATAGCAGCAACTCTCCTTAGTGGCGGCAGAACTGCTCACTCGACTTTCAAGTTAccgttaaatgtattatttgatacTGAATACGTTTGTCCGATTCGTAAAAATGGCCCTCTTGGAAAAATTCTTCAAGAAACCTCATTCGTTGAGTGGGATGAGTGTACAATGAGTCACAGATCACATATCGAAGCAATTGATCGAACATTAAAAGATCTTAGgtgtaataataagtttatggGTGGCATAACATTTGTTTTCGCTGGTGATTTCCGTCAAACCTTACCAGTAATCCCTAAAGGTACTCGAGCTGATGTCATTAATGCTTGCTTAAAATCTTCCCCTATATGGAACTATGTTGAAAAACTTTATTTGCGAACAAACATGAGAGTTTATTTATGCGGAGGGGACGATATTTTTCCAGCACAGTTGTTGAAAATTGGAAATGGAActttagaaaatgaaaatggtTACATTTCTGTCGATCACACGATTGGACGGGTGGTCAATAACGTGGAAGAGTTGATTTCTACAGTTTATCCTGACATTTTTAATCTGTCCAATAAATCTTATCAGTGGTTATGTGAAAGAGCTATTATCTCTCCAAGAAATGTAACAGCAGAAGAAATTAATGTATCATCCTTCTAAAATTCGATGGACACTCACGTGAATGTCTATCTATTGATACAGTTACATCAACAGATGATGCTATTCATTATCCACAAGAATTTCTTAATTCTCTTTCTCCTTCGGGATTTCCTCctcataaactaaaattaaaaattggtgcTCCAATTACATTATTACGTAATCTTCAACCACCGAACTTATGTAAcgatacaaaattacaaataaaatcgttgcgaaataatattatagaagccGTAATTCTTACAGGGCCAGCGAAAGGAGAAATTGCATTTATTCCAAGAATTCCCATGATTCCCTATGACTTGCCGTTTTCTTTCAAACGGCTTCAATTCCCGGTTAAAGTTTCTTTTGCGATTACCATAAACAAAGCACAAGGTCAAACATTCAAGTACGTTGGCGTAGATCTTCGTACAGAGTGCTTTTCACATGGGCAATTATACGTGGCATTTTCTCGAACTGGAGACCCGAATCatcttatgattttaatttcaacaggaaatataacaaaaaacatcATATACTCAGAAGTcttataaaattcttattttaattgttttttttttcttcatcaacTTCAATCAAATTCtttatcaaccataaattatttcttttttatctgtatttatttttatcatttataacgctagaaaaatttcaatccgttttcattaaccgttttttatatttacttgccgatcacattaaacaataatatttgaataaaaaattctacATATCATGGTCCGaaggcaaaataaacaaccaatcacgggcgaagctgtgacgggtcggctagttatatataaatgtgctaccaaaaaaatatgtctatcaATATTTACGATTGGAGAATTGTTTTACTAGAAAAAGTGTCaaaagacacaaaaataaatttaaaaaaaaacacatcgttGTCTAAAACCAATAAGAACATTCCTCGTACTATGTCAgagtttaaattttcaatcgctataataattgtgtgtaaTAGTACAATGTTATTTTGCGAAATCATCGGACCTCGGGGATATCGACTCGTCGtaccaatataacaatattccaCACGAAAATATGATAAACACACAAGTCTGACGACATCGCGTCAATGTGCAGTCGATTTAGtcggttaataatattaagacctatacaatatacataatagtataacgaCCGGGTCTATTATGTCGATCGGGATTTAATGTGCGATCAACGAACTGTGCACCGCGGCGTGACATAACTCCCGCCGACACATCGTTACGTCTCTATTTAGGTGCATTTCTCGCGACCGACATACGCacggaaatataatatgtattatatatattattatcatattatatacatcgtaaattattattatcatgatattaCTAAcgtgttacctatataatattatacacgaccGGTGGGTTTCGGGTTTTCGGAGCGATTATCgcaaaaacttcaaaataacaTTACGCGGAAAACAGAaccgatatattaatattatatcgatgacGACGACGGCACAGCGTGTTttttaaacagattttttttttgaacggataatgtaataataatattataataggtacctatatacaacagCGGCGTGTAAAAGACTGATGCGAATgggacgacgacgacaatataatactattatgataatacgGTACAAGACAACACGCGCGTCTGACGCAATACGGACGGATAAGTCGAAATGGAAACGGTTTGATgtgaccaatataatattataatgtgatgtatatattattacgtttgaaaagtttaaacattttatttcgcCCCGCTACAACAGCTGTAGTccgttgtaggtatatataagtgTACTATAAGTATGTACAAGCTACTCACTATACTCGTCggcgatttattttttttcacttatataCGCGCAATAGGTATAatgcatatagtataatatatatatactgctgCAGTTGTTTTtgtgtagttatattatatattatacggaaaaTCCCTGGGAACCGATTATACTCGCAGGTGATAATAGCGTCGGAAATCCTTTTGAGTGAAGACTGGAgcaaagagaaaaaaaatgcatCTTATATTGTGTGTATCGTATgataaagagaaaaaaaaaatcgcggGATTTTCAATTCGAAAAAAACAAAAGCCGGAATACTACTCGCTGCATCTGTGTCCGTTTCCATTATGCGCAATATATATACGtcttgcgtataatatatatacagacaGATACAGACGGACAGAGGGAGGTAGGATTGCGCGCAAAAAGGGAAAGTTTAAAAAGCTCTTATTCGGGATTATTCAGTCATATTTCTTCGAGAGTCGTTTTATACTTAACTTAACGCGTGTACCGCCGGTGTGCAGAGTGGGGTGAGCGGGGGCCTGCAGCCGTAAGACCTGCAGACGTTAATCCGACAAAATACGAATATTCTTTTTccctaatgaaaaaaaaaacatctccTCTTTTTGAATACAACTGAACATAATTAccatacaatactataatatatttcactgaCTTCCGCAGATGAGATCAAGAATTGAAGACTATGAGCGTAAGTCTCGTTGAGAGTATTgtacgtacctacctaaatcAAAATGGATTGCTGTGtgcgtaaatataaatttatacgtGGACATACCCCTCTGAAGTAATCTCGACAAACAAAGCGAATAGAGAGGGGtggaaaaaaaaccatattttaccCCAAAATTATTTGGCAGActtcatattttatacgtagATGGGTCTACCTATCTATTTATTCTtttgtatacacatattaaattcctataaaatataaataaaatgtataaaagcttctcatttatttttcatcatttaatatattatgtaggtacaaagtaattttaaattttttttttaatttgaggaCACTGTGCATTATATAAGTCAAATAATACATTCGATTGATTTGTAACTACTCATAGAGCCTAGAGGTCAATTTCTACAACtcgaattttttataaaactaaataatgtataatattatacatttagagCTAACACAAATGAGAATTTATTTGCcacttacatttataaaatatgctaaatatacaaaattatacattcTAAACTAATTTTATCATACCTACGAGAAAATAAGGTCAACagattttatatacaattttcgaaatattaaagtaacatgattttataatacataataatttatagtttattttaaaacagaaaattctcacataatatttataatgaattaatataatattttcaaatatacgaataaaataaaataaataaaatcataaattacattttctaatgATTTGTAAAACTTTTTCTTATTCCATagtattaatagataatataattatgtaggtacacaatttaaatgattatcATAGTTcagaaaatgttagtatcagtacaagtttaaagtaaaaattgtttGGTGAAATTCACCAACACGTATATTCTATAaagcatttatatataatatattatgtattgaggtttttttttatttaaaactaaaaactatacTTACAATAATCATTAGGtaagtgtttgaaaaaataaataataagaagtGGTTGCAAGTTAGAAGGGAGCGTCCAGTGACACTTCTCCTCAAGGATAATATGGACTCAGGGCTTAATCATGTATGATACCGTTATAGACATTTttgcttttaaatattataacaataattgtaatttgtacatattatgtgtttacattttatttctattacttaaataacatttttgtttcacTCTAGTCTGAAAGGCCGGTTTGTTTACCTTGCTGGCTTTTGAAAACATATAGTCTATAGTATCTACTATAGCGTGTGTAATGAATCGGTTCAATGCCTATACAATTTTCAAcgctgaaaaaataatatactcacGTCAGGCTTGATGGATATATGAAGAGAAAACGTTACTATgtataacatataggtatttacctttatatactattatatcaataaagtaattatttagaaatattactCATGATAAACCACTGGATATCTTGTTTCACGGTTTTGAGTAATTCGAGCGCATTtggggtttttattttatttttattatttgcgaCCCATTAACGATGAATTATATCaatacgagtacctacctacatcataatatataagtacatctGCACTGACGGAAAAACTCGCGATCGTCACGAATGTAGGCTGCAGGTATATACGACAGCAGCActcatattattgatatataaaaGTGTATTCCAAAAATGTTCGTGTTACCTAATCTGGGATCAAATCAAACACATCCGGAGACGGGAAACGtccattccccccccccccccccaaaaaaaaaaaacaaaacacaaaccGGTCGACTCAAATTacaagtaaatttatatttgtatatacatacatcGGGCTTCTGgcccgtaaataaataaataaatataatatacacacacaatcACATCCTGCTCCATCATacacctattataggtacacaaaatgtatatatataaaaatgcgtTATCTATCGGCAACTAAAATTATCTGTCATATACCATCTGCGGTGGCGCGGCGTATCTATGGGTATAATTtctctacttttttttttttaaataatccgtataataggtatatattattataggactattacaataatataccgaCGACGAGACTACGGTGATAACCGTTTGATTTACTGCGTTTGGACACGGTATCGCGTCAACGGCGGTgcacttatacaatatattataaacagtaaacacgtCGGTCGGTTCACGTCATCGTATAATACAACTACACATATCGACGTATATAAATGTAAACGATGTATCGTATACCTATTTCGCCCGAcaacctatacctatatggctgtaTTATAACACGCGGCGAGATGAAACTAACGCGTCCTTTTTGCCGGCGGTATAAGTGCGTTTTAGagtcgtattatatatacacgacttgcatatattgtatatagtaatagtgatgatgacgatgatgatgtgTACGAACTGCAGTGATCGATCGAAAAGGGTTTTAaattaaacggaaaaaaaatcgttatcgcaatcgtatatattttgttttcgtattttttacccggcgttatattattatataaatttaaataggtacgcGTTCATCCGAAAATCGTCGAAAAACGATACTGACTTTTCccgtaaaaatgtattaagccTGGgtcataagtattttaaaattcacacagaagaataggtataatatttaaatatgtgttTCTAAACGCAGAATTATTACAACCACCGCACGCGCGCAATGAGAACGAGTTGTGACAAATCgtaacattttttagaactattATCTGTGCGAGTAAGATCCGtcaggtttaaaaaaaaaaatccaaaaaaattctaaaaaatttcTTAACAAACCGAAATCTTGCTCTCGAACCTGCAGCATCGCGTCACTCACTTACAGTAATCTAGCGGCCTGCTATACcattcgtgtgtgtgtgtgtgtatgtgcaaCGTATATATATCAtcaatttgaatttgatttcgAACCCGAATGGTGGTATCACCATCCGGTATCAACCGAATGACAATACAATCCGGCGAGCGGCGAGAGAGGATCAACCGCGTCTGAAAACGGACAGAGTCAGGACGGAGTCGGGAGACTCGACTCCTAACAATGTTGTGCGAAACAACACCGAGTGCACAAGTACAACGATATTGCACTTAATGCACTTGTCGCTGCGGTAAGAAAGATcgtttaatacctaataaaaataataatcagaacgattttatttttttatctttcgtATGCACTCGTGGTTATAAAACCGGTAAtactagttattaataatatacgcaatatacacacacaaacgTGCTGAATTAGATCGAGGTTCTTGTAGGTAccgatatagtatataatataccaataaacatatacctatatagtatatatctaTAACGAGACCGCGAATCCTCGGATTCAGCGAGGAGACttacagttattaaaatacatttatagctacatacgttttttaataatattattctgatcCGAATACGTAATGCGACGAACAATAcgatgcgtataataatacagaacataatctaatataataataattaaaacgtatGAAAATCGATAAAATCCGCGATACACGTGGCgtaggttatattattaccacatattatattatatacgttaacACCGCAATTAACACGGTTCGGgtcacgataatataataatatttgaccgATGGTAAACCGCGTTCGTGatcttcaatattatataaatattgtgtgtaatatttttcaaaccagCCACCCACCGCATGTCACTATCGGCGATTCGAACATCGAGAGATTTATCGGATTATATACTCGCACCTATAttaatgctattattattatctgttccGCGGGCGGTCTTTCGTGCGTTAgctaaaaagaaagaaaaaagcGAAATCGTTCGCCGTTTGTACAGTGGTGCGATGAAAACTAGTCGCAACGAGACTGAGAATCTAGGGAAAcagaataatagaaaaatagacCGGAGTGGAAATCCAATTACTTATCAATATACGTATATCGTCTCCCGCGTGgccgcgtacctatatatgtaagGTGCACTCGAATCTTCGTCGATCCTTCCCATCCCTTCTGCCAAAACGTCGAGCCCAAAGTCGTCCGTCGTTGTCTATACACAGGGCGATTGTTTTAAAACTGTAAACACGCTCTACGTCTCGAAAAGaattatctgaaaaaaatagttccaatgaaaatataaactttaaaaaaaaaatcctgtttttaaactttatttgtaTAACGACATAATATGGAATTCTGTAAAGTCTACTTTTCGATACGATGACGACGTGTGTACGCTGTTAAGAGAATCactccgtataataatatatgtatgtctATCCAACTGTGGACTTGGGATCTGCAGCGTCGCTTCAGcagttgtattataatgtagtcgTATCCGACGCGATAGGTACACTGAAACggccgtattattataatatagcgatattttttattttccctaT
This genomic interval carries:
- the LOC132938003 gene encoding uncharacterized protein LOC132938003 produces the protein MGGALSNKRNNNTVGAMTDGDNAGSLQMNQMDWRDEVVRHYSKHHNPQMRQLNYERNINAYESVLKELSKKESKTYYETCKDYFLDGSDRATFSVNRKNDAITNYLNGRYICTSEAFWRIFNFEIHDRDPIVQHLAVHLENGQRVFFNANNLHQVIENPRKTTLTAFFELCSHDNFAKTLFYHEVPSYYTWDNSRGWLKRRRGKDVPGWPGIKMDTAIGRIYTIHPNQSECFHLRLLLNYVQGPTSFESLKAFDGVIHVTFKATCFALGLLENDEQWKNTLAEATLSESPSKLRELFAIIIVFCQPSEPQYLWEQFRNDFCEDILHTERTRLNDLQFTFSDEIFNRGLIEIEDKVVCLSEKYLTEFGMNSPVRNENASDPFEFSILRSYDNNRLQEFKASSGKVALAVASSGIAATLLSGGRTAHSTFKLPLNVLFDTEYVCPIRKNGPLGKILQETSFVEWDECTMSHRSHIEAIDRTLKDLRCNNKFMGGITFVFAGDFRQTLPVIPKGTRADVINACLKSSPIWNYVEKLYLRTNMRVYLCGGDDIFPAQLLKIGNGTLENENGYISVDHTIGRVVNNVEELISTVYPDIFNLSNKSYQWLCERAIISPRNVTAEEINVSSF